The following proteins are encoded in a genomic region of Diabrotica virgifera virgifera chromosome 1, PGI_DIABVI_V3a:
- the LOC126884975 gene encoding uncharacterized protein LOC126884975 yields MCAFKAEHLLVDELDYELKIRDIMPEESTTVDKKRNLLRGALKQEAGNRSFLQISAVSLPFEEQQKGITETLDSLSKKIEKFRGTVKDTEYARLTSRLGHISARVHLLHCPSEEQEPFKRSVSLKILTLEGELDSRVNPIATSTPNASVNVPSFTYSKPVQVHKWGISFSGEKQHTDVMSFLERVECLRISRGVSEEDLFAASAELFTGTAFTWFMNNRGNFSCWSDLIKKLKSDFLPYSFQDDLLDQIKNHKQKPGESVTMFINTILGMCSRLDTPLSDLAKIKIILKCLLPFYHQQLALMDIQNIDDLTIKCKRLEETLSWSSQPPSTSRSSSNSSSQPTSFRQRSWLNKGHEHNVSVVSSLVCWNCDQPGHPFYNCGIPQNRIFCHGCGRENTLKRNCSKCSGNDTSEVRPLNVSPSNIQSGNQTPSSNETAGPSTSSNPNPSSRKGKGVSFKKAAHTTKQN; encoded by the coding sequence atgtgtgcttttaaagctgaacatcttctggtggatgaattggattatgaattaaagattcgggacataatgccagaggagtcgacaactgtcgataaaaaacgcaatcttttgagaggtgctttgaaacaagaagctggcaatagaagttttctccaaatttcagctgtatcccttccttttgaggaacaacaaaaaggaatcactgaaacattggacagcttgtctaaaaaaatcgaaaagtttaggggaactgtaaaggatacagagtatgcgcgattaacatctcgtctaggccatatttctgcccgtgtacacttgctacactgtccttctgaagaacaggaaccgttcaagaggtctgtttctcttaaaatattaacactagagggtgaacttgattctagagttaaccccattgctacctctactcctaatgcttcagtcaatgtacctagctttacgtactccaaacctgttcaagtacacaaatggggtatttcattttcaggtgaaaaacagcacactgatgtgatgtcatttttagaaagggttgaatgtcttcgaatatctagaggtgtttctgaagaggatttgtttgctgcttctgctgagttgttcaccgggaccgcttttacatggtttatgaataacaggggtaatttttcttgttggtctgatctgattaaaaagttgaagtcggattttcttccgtattcattccaggatgatttattagatcaaattaagaatcataagcagaaacctggggaatctgttactatgtttattaatactatattaggtatgtgtagtcgtttagacactcctttgtcagatttagctaaaattaaaatcatccttaaatgtctattgcccttttatcatcaacaattagctcttatggacattcagaacattgatgaccttactataaaatgcaaacgtttggaggaaacgttatcctggtcttctcaacctccatccacatctcgatcctcttctaactcttcttctcagccaacttcctttaggcaacgttcttggctaaataagggtcatgaacataatgtttcggttgttagttctcttgtctgctggaattgtgatcagcctggtcacccattttacaattgtgggattcctcaaaatcgtattttctgccatggttgtggccgagagaacacccttaaaagaaactgttctaagtgttcgggaaacgacacgtcggaggtccgtcccctgaacgtttctccgtccaacatccaatcagggaatcaaaccccatcgtcaaacgaaactgctggaccaagcacatccagcaacccaaacccatcttcacgaaaagggaaaggggtgtcgttcaagaaagcagcacacaccacaaaacaaaattaa